From the genome of Vibrio porteresiae DSM 19223, one region includes:
- the prfA gene encoding peptide chain release factor 1: MKASILVKLETLVERYEEVQHLLGDPGVIGDQDKFRALSKEYSQLEEITKCFQAYKQAQEDLAAAQEMANEDDAEMREMAEEEVAAANASIEQLSAELEILLLPKDPNDDRNCFLEIRAGAGGDEAGIFAGDLFRMYSRFAEKKGWNIEVMSSSEAEHGGYKEMIAKVNGEGAYGVLKFESGGHRVQRVPETESQGRVHTSACTVAVMPEIPEAEIPEIRAGDLRIDTFRSSGAGGQHVNTTDSAIRITHLPTGIVVECQDERSQHKNKAKAMSVLAARIAQAEEAKRAAAISDTRRNLLGSGDRSDRIRTYNYPQGRVSDHRINLTVYRLSEVMEGDMQSLIQPVIQEHQADQLAALAEQN; this comes from the coding sequence ATGAAAGCGTCGATTTTAGTAAAGCTTGAAACCTTAGTTGAACGTTACGAAGAAGTTCAACACCTTCTTGGTGATCCAGGAGTGATTGGCGATCAAGATAAATTCCGTGCTCTGTCCAAAGAGTATTCACAACTGGAAGAGATTACCAAGTGTTTCCAAGCTTACAAGCAAGCTCAAGAAGACTTGGCTGCCGCGCAAGAAATGGCTAATGAAGATGACGCAGAAATGCGTGAAATGGCCGAAGAAGAAGTTGCAGCAGCAAATGCATCGATTGAACAACTATCGGCTGAACTAGAAATTCTATTACTGCCAAAAGATCCTAACGATGATCGTAACTGTTTCCTTGAAATTCGTGCTGGTGCGGGTGGTGATGAAGCAGGTATTTTTGCTGGCGATTTATTCCGTATGTACAGCCGTTTTGCTGAGAAAAAAGGCTGGAATATTGAAGTGATGTCTTCAAGTGAAGCGGAACATGGCGGTTACAAAGAGATGATCGCGAAAGTCAACGGCGAAGGCGCTTACGGTGTCTTGAAGTTTGAATCAGGCGGTCACCGTGTACAACGTGTGCCTGAAACTGAATCGCAAGGTCGTGTACATACCTCTGCTTGTACTGTTGCTGTTATGCCAGAAATTCCAGAAGCGGAAATCCCAGAGATTCGCGCCGGGGATTTACGTATCGATACTTTCCGCTCATCAGGTGCGGGTGGTCAGCACGTTAACACCACTGACTCTGCTATTCGTATTACCCACTTACCAACCGGTATTGTGGTGGAATGTCAGGACGAACGTTCACAGCACAAAAACAAAGCGAAAGCGATGTCTGTACTGGCAGCGCGTATCGCTCAAGCAGAAGAAGCAAAACGTGCAGCGGCTATCTCTGATACACGTCGTAACCTTCTAGGTTCTGGCGATCGTAGCGATCGTATCCGTACTTATAACTACCCACAAGGTCGTGTTTCTGACCATCGTATCAACTTAACCGTTTACCGTTTAAGTGAAGTGATGGAAGGGGATATGCAATCTCTAATCCAACCAGTGATTCAAGAGCACCAAGCTGACCAATTGGCGGCATTGGCTGAGCAAAACTGA
- the hemA gene encoding glutamyl-tRNA reductase has product MSLLAIGINHNTASVELREKVAFGPEKLKDALQQLSTSSHVNGGVILSTCNRTEIYCDVKSASKNKVIEWLSQFHQLKLEDIKPSLYVHEEQAAIRHLMRVSCGLDSLVLGEPQILGQVKQAYSDSRENQAVDPALEKLFQKAFSVAKRVRTETDIGGHAVSVAYAACTLAKHIFESLNDATVLLVGAGETIELVATHLAGHNCKRMIVANRTLERAKKLADQFGGEVITLNEIPDHLADADIVISSTASPLPIIGKGMVETALKKRRYQPMLLVDIAVPRDIEAQVGDLSDVYLYSVDDLQSIVDNNLEQRRVEAVQAEAIVSEESASFMSWMRSLQAVDSIREYRQSANDIREELLQKSLQALASGGDPEKLLIELSKKLTNKLIHAPTRALQSAAEQGEPAKLAVIRQSLGLDDPQQ; this is encoded by the coding sequence ATGTCTTTGCTTGCTATTGGTATTAACCACAATACAGCGTCGGTTGAATTGCGAGAAAAAGTCGCCTTCGGTCCAGAAAAACTGAAAGATGCTCTACAGCAATTATCAACCAGCTCCCACGTTAATGGTGGCGTTATTCTGTCTACTTGTAACCGTACGGAGATCTATTGTGATGTCAAATCTGCTAGCAAGAACAAGGTAATCGAGTGGCTGTCGCAATTTCATCAATTGAAGTTGGAAGATATTAAACCCAGTCTGTATGTGCATGAAGAGCAAGCTGCTATTCGTCATTTGATGCGCGTTTCTTGTGGTTTAGATTCTTTGGTATTGGGCGAGCCACAAATTCTTGGGCAAGTAAAACAAGCCTATTCAGACTCTAGAGAAAATCAGGCGGTCGATCCTGCGCTCGAAAAGCTTTTTCAAAAAGCGTTTTCGGTAGCCAAACGAGTTCGCACCGAAACGGATATCGGTGGTCATGCCGTTTCAGTTGCCTATGCTGCCTGTACGCTGGCGAAGCATATTTTTGAGTCACTCAACGATGCCACCGTATTATTGGTTGGCGCTGGCGAAACAATTGAATTGGTCGCCACACATTTAGCTGGGCATAATTGTAAACGCATGATCGTTGCTAACCGCACATTAGAGCGTGCGAAAAAGTTAGCGGATCAGTTTGGTGGAGAAGTGATTACGCTCAATGAAATCCCTGATCACTTAGCCGATGCGGACATCGTGATCAGTTCAACCGCCAGCCCATTACCGATCATTGGTAAAGGCATGGTCGAAACTGCGCTGAAAAAGCGTCGTTACCAACCTATGTTGTTGGTTGATATTGCCGTGCCGCGCGATATCGAAGCTCAAGTCGGTGATTTGAGCGATGTGTACCTCTATTCCGTTGACGATCTGCAATCGATAGTCGATAACAATCTGGAACAGCGCAGGGTGGAAGCGGTACAAGCAGAAGCGATTGTTAGTGAAGAGAGTGCCTCTTTCATGTCGTGGATGCGCTCGTTGCAAGCGGTTGATAGTATTCGCGAATATCGTCAAAGTGCTAACGATATCCGCGAAGAGCTATTACAAAAAAGTTTGCAAGCTTTGGCATCCGGTGGCGATCCAGAGAAATTGCTCATCGAACTGAGTAAAAAACTGACCAATAAACTGATTCACGCTCCAACTCGTGCTCTACAAAGTGCAGCAGAGCAGGGAGAACCCGCTAAACTAGCCGTAATCAGACAAAGTTTGGGTCTTGATGATCCTCAACAATAA
- a CDS encoding ribose-phosphate pyrophosphokinase gives MPDMKLFAGNATPELAQRIAERLYISLGDATVSRFSDGEVAVQINENVRGSDVFIIQSTCAPTNDNLMELVVMIDAMRRASAGRITAVIPYFGYARQDRRVRSARVPITAKVVADFLSNVGVDRVLTIDLHAEQIQGFFDVPVDNIFGTPVLLEDMKARDLEDPVVVSPDLGGVVRARATAKALGDVDIAIVDKRRPRANVSEVMNLIGDVEGRDCIIVDDMIDTGGTLCKAAEALKERGAKRVFAYATHAVFSGNAAKNIKNSVLDQVIVTDSITLSKEMAATGKVSQLTLSTMLAEAIRRISNEESISAMFNQ, from the coding sequence GTGCCTGATATGAAGCTATTTGCTGGTAACGCCACACCTGAACTAGCCCAACGTATTGCTGAACGTCTCTACATTTCCCTTGGTGATGCAACTGTTTCCCGTTTCTCCGATGGTGAAGTTGCAGTACAAATTAATGAAAATGTACGCGGTAGCGATGTATTTATCATCCAATCAACCTGCGCACCAACCAATGATAACCTAATGGAATTGGTGGTGATGATTGACGCAATGCGCCGAGCTTCAGCAGGCCGTATTACTGCTGTCATCCCTTACTTTGGTTATGCTCGTCAAGACCGCCGCGTACGTTCTGCCCGTGTGCCAATTACTGCAAAAGTTGTTGCAGACTTCCTTTCTAACGTTGGTGTTGACCGCGTTCTTACCATCGACCTTCATGCTGAACAGATTCAAGGCTTCTTTGATGTTCCAGTAGACAACATTTTCGGTACTCCTGTCCTACTAGAAGATATGAAAGCACGCGATCTAGAAGATCCAGTGGTTGTATCTCCTGACCTAGGCGGTGTTGTACGTGCACGTGCAACGGCTAAAGCCCTTGGCGATGTAGACATTGCGATTGTTGACAAACGTCGTCCTCGCGCGAACGTGTCAGAAGTAATGAACCTTATCGGTGACGTTGAAGGTCGTGATTGCATCATCGTTGACGATATGATCGATACGGGTGGTACTCTTTGTAAAGCAGCAGAAGCGTTAAAAGAACGTGGCGCAAAACGTGTGTTTGCTTACGCGACCCATGCTGTTTTCTCAGGCAATGCAGCGAAAAACATCAAAAACTCTGTACTAGACCAAGTGATCGTCACTGACTCAATCACGCTAAGCAAAGAGATGGCTGCAACAGGCAAAGTTAGTCAATTAACTCTTTCGACTATGCTGGCTGAAGCAATTCGCCGTATCAGCAACGAAGAGTCAATCTCAGCAATGTTCAACCAATAA
- the ybaK gene encoding Cys-tRNA(Pro) deacylase, which translates to MTPAINLAKKKKIPHTIHSYDHDPSAASYGEEAAELLGQDPSTVFKTLLFCLNGEEKNLAVAVIPVDHRLNLKLAAKAAKAKKADMANPDIAQKITGYVVGGISPLGQKKALPTFIHESALNLPTMCVSAGKRGLEIELAPKDLAALSRAQFVNLCID; encoded by the coding sequence ATGACCCCTGCCATCAATTTAGCAAAAAAGAAAAAAATCCCTCACACCATTCACTCATACGATCATGATCCTAGCGCCGCCAGCTATGGTGAAGAAGCTGCAGAACTGCTAGGACAAGACCCTTCTACCGTATTTAAAACCTTGTTGTTTTGTCTCAACGGTGAAGAGAAAAATCTCGCGGTTGCGGTTATTCCAGTCGATCATCGTTTGAACTTGAAATTGGCAGCAAAAGCGGCAAAGGCAAAAAAAGCCGATATGGCCAATCCAGACATCGCCCAGAAAATCACTGGTTATGTGGTGGGTGGGATCAGCCCATTAGGTCAGAAAAAAGCATTGCCAACCTTTATTCACGAAAGTGCCCTTAACTTGCCGACCATGTGCGTGAGTGCAGGTAAGCGCGGTTTGGAAATTGAATTAGCCCCTAAAGATTTGGCTGCTCTTTCTCGCGCGCAGTTTGTCAATCTGTGTATTGATTAA
- a CDS encoding SirB1 family protein, translating into MLNLSDDDFDAMELVEGALALNKAINSDTRVEWANGELARLLAEAQQRLSDADGLTEPQRLEAFLHLFYVEWGFEGDREAYFDSNNAFIDKVLERRKGVPVSLGSLLLYFGSKLGFALKGINFPTQFLVQVDWPDEAPRYINPFSGEYVSHHTLQAWLIGHKGPLSKLKPEHLQEADHPTIIGRWLALLKSALLREERYTLALRCTDLALTFVPDDPYEIRDRGFIYQQLDCHQVAISDYQYFIEHCPDDPAAELLKTQVSALSHSHVTVH; encoded by the coding sequence ATGTTAAATTTATCCGACGATGACTTTGACGCAATGGAGCTAGTTGAGGGTGCTCTTGCACTAAACAAAGCCATTAATTCTGATACCAGAGTAGAGTGGGCGAATGGAGAATTGGCTCGTCTACTGGCTGAAGCACAACAGCGTCTTTCTGATGCTGATGGGCTGACAGAACCTCAACGTTTAGAAGCTTTCTTGCATCTGTTCTATGTTGAATGGGGTTTTGAAGGTGATCGTGAAGCTTATTTCGATTCTAATAATGCCTTTATTGATAAGGTGTTAGAACGACGTAAAGGAGTCCCTGTTAGTTTGGGCTCACTACTGCTTTATTTCGGTTCTAAACTCGGTTTTGCTTTAAAAGGCATTAATTTCCCGACTCAATTTTTGGTTCAAGTGGATTGGCCGGATGAAGCACCGAGATACATCAACCCATTTTCAGGTGAATACGTTTCGCATCATACCTTGCAGGCATGGTTGATTGGTCATAAAGGACCATTAAGCAAGCTAAAGCCAGAACATCTCCAAGAAGCGGATCATCCAACCATTATCGGACGCTGGTTAGCGTTGCTTAAAAGTGCGTTATTGCGCGAAGAGCGTTATACATTAGCACTGCGTTGTACCGATTTGGCGTTGACCTTTGTTCCTGATGACCCGTATGAAATTCGCGATCGCGGATTTATCTATCAGCAGTTAGACTGTCATCAGGTGGCTATTTCCGACTATCAATATTTTATTGAGCATTGTCCGGATGATCCCGCAGCAGAATTGTTAAAAACTCAAGTCAGTGCCTTAAGTCACTCCCATGTGACAGTGCACTAA
- a CDS encoding SirB2 family protein — protein sequence MYVFLKNLHLLTIGISVFLLSIRYVLMMRDSAKLQNKFLKIFPHINDTVLLLTGIALIYVTGFVPWSPAAPWMMSKLTCVIAYIALGFFALKLGRNKMLRTFAFFGALGWLAMAGKIAVTKLPMFFG from the coding sequence ATGTACGTTTTTCTTAAAAATTTACATCTACTTACCATTGGCATCAGTGTTTTTCTTTTGAGTATTCGCTACGTGTTAATGATGAGAGATTCGGCAAAGTTGCAGAACAAGTTTCTGAAAATTTTTCCGCATATTAACGATACGGTGTTATTACTGACAGGTATCGCACTGATTTACGTCACAGGTTTTGTACCATGGTCACCAGCGGCACCATGGATGATGAGTAAACTGACCTGTGTAATTGCGTATATTGCATTGGGCTTTTTTGCTCTTAAGCTGGGTCGCAATAAGATGTTACGCACGTTTGCGTTTTTTGGAGCGCTAGGTTGGTTAGCCATGGCAGGGAAAATTGCTGTGACTAAACTGCCGATGTTTTTTGGCTAA
- the kdsA gene encoding 3-deoxy-8-phosphooctulonate synthase has translation MEQKIVHVGDIPVANDKPFTLFAGMNVLESRDLAMQICEHYVKVTDKLGIPYVFKASFDKANRSSVHSYRGPGLEEGMKIFQELKDTFGVKIITDVHNEAQAQPVADVVDVIQLPAFLARQTDLVEAMAKTGAVINVKKPQFMSPGQVGNIVEKFAECGNDKIILCERGACHGYDNLVVDMLGFGVMKKASNGSPIIFDVTHSLQMRDPSGAASGGRRQQTVELAKAGLATGIAGLFIEAHPNPDQARCDGPSALPLDKLEPFLVQMKALDDLVKSFAEIDIR, from the coding sequence ATGGAACAAAAAATTGTTCATGTAGGCGATATTCCTGTTGCTAACGACAAGCCGTTTACTCTGTTTGCTGGTATGAACGTATTGGAATCACGTGATCTTGCGATGCAAATCTGTGAACACTACGTGAAAGTGACCGACAAACTCGGCATCCCTTATGTATTTAAAGCATCGTTTGATAAAGCCAACCGCAGTTCTGTTCACTCTTATCGTGGTCCGGGCCTAGAAGAAGGCATGAAGATTTTCCAAGAGCTGAAAGATACTTTCGGTGTGAAAATCATCACTGACGTACATAACGAAGCGCAAGCGCAACCAGTGGCTGATGTCGTAGACGTGATCCAACTTCCTGCTTTCCTTGCTCGTCAAACTGACCTTGTTGAAGCAATGGCAAAAACAGGCGCAGTTATCAACGTGAAAAAACCTCAGTTTATGAGCCCTGGCCAAGTTGGCAACATCGTTGAAAAATTTGCTGAGTGTGGCAACGATAAAATCATTCTATGTGAACGTGGTGCATGCCATGGTTACGATAACTTGGTTGTTGATATGCTTGGTTTTGGCGTAATGAAAAAAGCGTCTAACGGTAGCCCAATCATTTTTGATGTGACTCACTCACTGCAAATGCGCGATCCATCAGGTGCTGCATCAGGTGGTCGTCGTCAACAAACGGTTGAATTGGCGAAAGCTGGCCTTGCGACTGGTATTGCTGGTCTATTTATTGAAGCGCACCCAAATCCAGATCAAGCTCGTTGTGATGGCCCATCAGCGCTACCTCTAGATAAACTAGAGCCATTCTTAGTGCAAATGAAAGCGCTGGATGACTTGGTGAAAAGCTTCGCTGAAATCGATATTCGCTAA
- the prmC gene encoding peptide chain release factor N(5)-glutamine methyltransferase, with the protein MSVTLDAALKAAISQLSASGSDSPSIDAAVLLCHTLDKPRSYLLTWPDKVLSDDELAAFDRLIERRKQGEPVAYIVGEREFWSLPLKVSPSTLIPRPDTERLVEVALEKAGEQGSILDLGTGTGAIALALASELPHRDIVGIDLQPDAQQLAISNAQRLNITNVTFLQGSWFTPLQSGTKFALIVSNPPYIEKNDPHLTQGDVRFEPLTALVAEENGLADIKYISQEARHFLADQGWLAFEHGYDQGDAVRNIMMQLGYHQVTTEQDYAGQDRVTLGQFQL; encoded by the coding sequence ATGTCAGTGACGTTAGATGCCGCCTTAAAGGCGGCAATTTCACAGCTATCGGCAAGTGGCAGTGATTCGCCGTCTATTGATGCCGCGGTGCTGCTTTGCCATACCTTAGATAAGCCTCGTTCTTATCTGCTTACTTGGCCAGATAAAGTGCTTAGCGATGATGAACTCGCGGCTTTTGATCGTCTGATTGAGCGTCGTAAGCAGGGTGAGCCAGTCGCGTATATCGTCGGAGAACGTGAATTTTGGTCTTTACCGCTTAAGGTTTCCCCTTCAACGTTAATTCCTCGTCCGGACACCGAACGTTTGGTGGAAGTGGCGTTAGAGAAAGCAGGGGAGCAGGGCTCCATTCTTGATTTAGGTACGGGAACCGGCGCGATTGCGTTGGCACTCGCATCTGAATTACCTCATCGTGACATCGTCGGTATTGATTTACAGCCCGATGCTCAACAGCTCGCTATCAGCAATGCACAGCGATTAAACATTACCAACGTCACTTTTCTGCAAGGTAGCTGGTTTACTCCACTACAAAGCGGTACGAAGTTTGCTTTGATAGTGTCAAATCCACCGTATATTGAAAAAAATGATCCTCATTTGACGCAAGGGGATGTCCGGTTTGAACCGTTGACGGCGCTGGTGGCAGAAGAGAATGGCCTAGCTGATATCAAATACATCAGTCAAGAGGCGCGGCATTTTCTGGCAGATCAGGGCTGGCTAGCCTTTGAGCATGGTTACGATCAAGGTGATGCGGTACGCAATATCATGATGCAGCTCGGTTATCATCAAGTGACAACGGAACAAGATTACGCTGGGCAAGATCGTGTCACACTAGGGCAGTTTCAATTATAG
- the ushA gene encoding bifunctional UDP-sugar hydrolase/5'-nucleotidase UshA: MKHGVILKTALSAAIMTVLVGCASQPTHEWQQDKTYKLTILHTNDHHGRFWQNQAGEYGMAARKTLVDQIRQDVAKEGGSVLLFSGGDINTGVPESDLQDAEPDFKGMNKIGYDAMAIGNHEFDNPLKVLLKQKNWAHFPLLSANIYDKKTGKRLFQPYQIFDEQGVKIAVIGLTTEDTAKIGNPEYISNFDFRDPKVEAKKVIDELKETEHPDLIFAVTHMGHYQNAQYGINAPGDVSLARYLPKGDLDMIVGGHSQDPVCMEGPNVMKKNFQPGDACKPDYQNGTYIVQAHEWGKYVGRADYEFRNGELRMVSYNLIPVNMKKKVMVNGQSEKVYATHQIAEDKAMLDFLRPYQDKGQAQLNVKIAKINDKLEGDRDVVRFHQTNLGRLIATAHMQRAKADFAIMNSGGVRDSIGKGDVTYKDVLKVQPFGNIITYIDMTGKEVKEYLDTVATKPVDSGAYPQFAGISMTVGKTSVSNVKVGGKALDMNKTYRFTVPSFNAAGGDGYPKITDRAGFVTTGFVDAEVLKQFLEENSPLDVNQFAPKGEIVYKL, encoded by the coding sequence ATGAAACACGGTGTGATTTTAAAAACAGCATTAAGCGCCGCCATCATGACTGTTCTGGTAGGATGTGCCAGTCAGCCAACGCACGAATGGCAGCAAGACAAAACCTATAAACTGACGATTCTACACACCAACGATCACCATGGTCGTTTTTGGCAAAACCAAGCCGGTGAATATGGGATGGCTGCACGTAAAACGTTAGTTGACCAAATCCGTCAAGATGTAGCAAAAGAAGGTGGTAGTGTTTTACTGTTCTCAGGCGGTGACATTAACACTGGCGTGCCAGAGTCTGATTTACAAGATGCAGAGCCTGATTTTAAAGGGATGAATAAAATTGGTTACGATGCCATGGCAATCGGTAACCATGAATTTGATAACCCACTGAAAGTGTTGTTGAAGCAGAAAAACTGGGCCCATTTCCCGCTGTTATCTGCCAACATCTATGACAAAAAAACCGGTAAACGCCTCTTCCAGCCATACCAAATCTTTGATGAGCAAGGGGTGAAAATTGCCGTTATCGGTTTAACCACCGAAGATACCGCTAAAATCGGTAACCCAGAATACATCAGTAACTTCGATTTCCGCGATCCAAAAGTGGAAGCGAAGAAGGTGATTGATGAGCTGAAAGAGACCGAACATCCTGATTTGATCTTCGCTGTGACTCATATGGGTCACTACCAAAACGCCCAATATGGTATTAACGCGCCGGGTGATGTGTCGCTAGCTCGTTACTTACCTAAAGGTGATCTCGATATGATCGTCGGTGGTCACTCACAGGATCCTGTCTGTATGGAAGGTCCTAACGTGATGAAGAAAAACTTCCAACCAGGCGATGCGTGTAAACCGGATTACCAAAACGGCACTTACATTGTACAGGCTCATGAATGGGGCAAATATGTAGGTCGCGCTGATTACGAATTTCGCAATGGTGAGTTGCGTATGGTGAGCTACAACCTGATTCCAGTGAACATGAAGAAAAAAGTCATGGTGAATGGTCAATCAGAGAAAGTGTATGCAACGCACCAAATTGCAGAAGACAAAGCGATGCTGGATTTCTTGCGCCCATATCAAGACAAAGGCCAAGCGCAGCTTAACGTGAAAATCGCCAAGATTAACGACAAGTTGGAAGGAGACCGTGATGTGGTGCGTTTCCATCAGACCAACTTAGGTCGTCTGATTGCCACTGCTCATATGCAACGCGCGAAAGCCGATTTTGCCATTATGAACTCAGGTGGTGTGCGTGATTCGATTGGTAAAGGTGACGTCACTTATAAAGATGTGCTTAAAGTACAACCGTTTGGCAACATCATTACCTATATCGATATGACAGGTAAAGAGGTTAAAGAGTACTTAGATACGGTTGCTACTAAGCCAGTTGACTCCGGTGCTTATCCACAATTTGCTGGGATTAGCATGACCGTAGGTAAAACGTCAGTGTCGAACGTTAAGGTTGGTGGTAAAGCTTTGGATATGAATAAGACTTATCGCTTTACCGTACCAAGCTTTAACGCGGCTGGTGGCGATGGTTATCCTAAGATCACCGACCGAGCTGGCTTTGTCACCACAGGTTTTGTTGATGCCGAAGTGCTGAAACAATTCTTAGAAGAAAACAGCCCTCTCGATGTGAATCAATTTGCCCCTAAAGGTGAGATTGTCTACAAACTTTAA
- the ispE gene encoding 4-(cytidine 5'-diphospho)-2-C-methyl-D-erythritol kinase, whose product MITTETHWPSPAKLNLFLYINGRKENGYHELQTLFQFLDYGDELSIQANNSGEITITPAIEGVALEDNLIWKAARLLQEKSGCRLGAAIKLTKILPMGGGIGGGSSNAATTLVALNHLWQTNLNDDELAQLGLSLGADVPVFVRGFAAFAEGVGEQLTPVAPKEKWYLVIRPNVSIATKDIFTHPDLTRNTPKRDLTTLLDTYYENDCEKIVRLLYPEVDKKLSWLLQYAPSRLTGTGSCVFAEFSSKQEANAVLAELVDNVSAFVAQGRNISPLKETLAVYKAAQTLSI is encoded by the coding sequence ATGATCACCACCGAAACTCATTGGCCCTCACCTGCAAAATTAAACCTGTTTCTCTACATCAATGGCCGTAAAGAGAACGGCTATCATGAGTTACAAACTCTTTTCCAATTTTTGGATTACGGTGACGAGCTCAGCATTCAAGCCAATAACAGCGGTGAAATTACCATCACACCAGCAATTGAAGGTGTGGCATTAGAAGACAATCTGATTTGGAAGGCAGCGCGTTTACTGCAAGAAAAAAGCGGTTGTCGTTTGGGCGCAGCCATCAAACTCACTAAAATTTTGCCGATGGGCGGCGGTATTGGTGGCGGTTCGTCAAATGCCGCAACCACTTTGGTTGCCCTTAATCATCTATGGCAAACCAATTTAAACGATGACGAACTGGCGCAATTGGGTTTATCTCTAGGCGCTGATGTACCCGTTTTCGTGCGTGGCTTTGCCGCTTTTGCTGAAGGTGTTGGTGAACAATTAACCCCTGTTGCCCCAAAAGAGAAGTGGTACTTAGTGATCAGGCCAAATGTTTCGATTGCAACGAAGGATATTTTCACGCATCCCGATTTAACGCGAAACACGCCGAAGCGAGATTTGACAACACTTCTTGACACTTATTACGAAAACGATTGCGAAAAAATTGTCCGTTTACTGTACCCAGAGGTTGATAAGAAACTTTCATGGCTGCTACAATACGCGCCGTCAAGATTGACCGGGACGGGATCTTGCGTTTTTGCCGAGTTTTCCAGTAAGCAAGAAGCAAATGCTGTCCTTGCCGAACTTGTTGATAATGTCTCAGCGTTTGTTGCCCAAGGGCGCAATATTTCCCCGCTTAAAGAGACATTGGCTGTTTACAAAGCAGCCCAGACCCTTTCTATTTAA
- the lolB gene encoding lipoprotein insertase outer membrane protein LolB, with protein sequence MRLAAKRFSLLFTLLFVLAGCSSVSNTPIANVDWQAHQARLNEIDQFKLAGKLGYISPEQRQSLNFQWQKSPTLSDLRLTNFLGQTVLHLTVNEQGAKVETYDDQVFTAKDAQTLIAQLTGLLIPVTPLEHWILGQPSDADDYILNTNNTLASLVKTIGPQRWLVTYDAYDLVELTNAKPLALPTKLKLTQANTKLNIVISKWTLPQ encoded by the coding sequence ATGAGATTGGCTGCCAAACGTTTTTCACTGCTATTTACCTTGCTGTTTGTTCTAGCTGGGTGTAGCTCTGTATCCAATACCCCGATTGCGAACGTCGATTGGCAAGCGCATCAAGCAAGACTCAATGAAATAGACCAATTCAAACTTGCCGGCAAACTTGGCTATATTTCCCCAGAGCAGCGCCAATCACTCAATTTTCAATGGCAGAAAAGTCCAACCTTATCGGATTTACGCTTGACCAACTTCTTAGGTCAAACCGTGCTACACCTGACGGTGAATGAACAAGGTGCCAAAGTTGAAACCTACGATGACCAAGTTTTTACCGCTAAAGACGCGCAAACTTTGATCGCACAGCTGACTGGATTACTGATTCCCGTCACACCGCTAGAGCATTGGATTCTCGGCCAACCAAGCGATGCTGACGACTACATTTTAAATACCAACAATACCTTAGCTTCGTTGGTAAAAACCATCGGCCCACAACGTTGGTTAGTCACTTATGACGCTTATGATCTGGTTGAACTAACCAATGCCAAACCATTAGCGTTGCCAACCAAACTTAAGCTAACCCAAGCCAACACCAAACTGAATATTGTGATATCTAAATGGACTCTGCCTCAATGA